From the genome of Gambusia affinis linkage group LG04, SWU_Gaff_1.0, whole genome shotgun sequence:
CGATAGAAGAGCATCTAAATGCTCACTGTtcaccagtgacgtgcggtgaggttcatagctggtgaggcactgacgtcatcagaatcagatttgcaaatagatgcatagattgacagcagtttacaggttatgtttcacttctgcatccttactcatacaaactgtagctcacaaaacacacatattatctcctgcttcgattgaaagtccacttgagaaaacttttttagtgttgtaatgtagtcatccatgtcgaaagtcgggataagcgagaggaaaaaaatcactatctctattataatctatcgctgcacttgacttgcttcccgaatcgtttagcctagctcgctgtcacttactcggcagttgaggagtgaacaagacgaacgtctgggatcttgagcgccccctgccatgaggcaagagaactgcctgcctcacctcgaacctgttctctgccgtttataatcgctcattacacgaaacacgttacacaaacacagttggtgacaaaaagcactgtacattatatacataagctaaattattggaaataagttcacacattaaatttgtttaaaccattttattgacgccgtacagcaacatgctctctccgcttagcagccagcgcagagccaggggttgcgcaatccaaggtgaggcagagctcgctgctgcctcaccgcttccaagcatttgaatgggaaaataagaaaattcagcgattttgaacaaataaaaatcgaaattggtgaagctacatgaaaaataaatattttttagtacaatccaccggatgaatataacaatttaaattactttatgattttatattttctttctttccatgatggctggtgaggcactgcctcacctgcctcccctgaccgcacgtcactgctgtTCACTGTGTAACTTATATCTGATTTTATATTCAAAATCAATGTCATTAGATGGATAAAAAATATGAAGGTGTATGCAAATTCTCGTactttaaatgctaaaataaaatttaaaaattcaaataaataacataattacaaaataaaaattttaagcaGAAATAACACTTTTCCACACTGTTTTTTCCAAGACACAAagtcttacaaagtatttttgtctagtttcaagtgtatcttgaaataagacaaagcaaacatacaagtaacttttcttcTACATATATGAATATGTCTCTAAAGATTTGAACTTATCCTATGTTGAGAATCTTACCaagataaaaagtaaagtatttACATTGGCATTTTTTCACTTGCagttatttttgaaatcttGTTTTGAAGTTATTGCatacatttatgaattaaaatataGAATATCTGATTGGATattcttaaataattttaaatgtcatgttttcattggcaggggctgcacagtggcgcagttggtagagctcttgccttgcagcaagaaggtcctgtgttcgattcctggcccggggtctttctgcatggagtttgcatgttctccctgtgcatggtgggttctctccgggttctccggcttcctcccacagtccaaaaacatgactgtcaggttaattgggctctctaaattctcccttggtgtgagtgtgtgtgtgtgtgtgtatggttgtttgtcttgtatgtctctgtgttgccctgcgacagactggcgacatgtccagggtgaacccgcctctcgcccgggacgcagctggagataagcaccagcaaccctcccgaccccattacgggacaagggtgtaagaaaatggatggatggatggatggatgttttcatTGGCGGTAAGcagaaaattatcaaaataaacagaaataaaggctttgaACATCATTCTGTGTAATTAAACTATAATATGCTTCACTTAGCAAAATTAGCTGATGAAGTAAActtaaaaattctaaattattgaACATGACCGTATACATGTGGAATATTAAGTCAATCAGtaactgacttttattttaacaaactaaaGCCTTTCGGGATAAAATTGGTATACTGGAATTTATGAAATGGACCCAGTTAATCCCAGATTAATcccaaacaaaagcagcagaaagagatAATGtagtaaaaattgtttatttcatcattCTCCCAATGTTTGGCCCATATTATTAAATCTCTGCTATAAGTTAGATATTTACATCATTAAGGGCCTCTGATATAATACACCATTTTCGttagaaataacttcatttatgttgtacaaaatgttgcaaacatAGTCAACAATAAACCCAAACCTCTTCCCCCTGCATCAAAAGCAGACATTTCCCTCCACCATTTCATCACAGGTCACAGTAAACTTCACCTTAAGTTATTCCAGTAAGGCAAGCAGTCAACGTCTTTTACAGTTCGTCAAAGAACTAACCAAAAAGTGTCAATCATACAGTTTAAGACATGGAACAACTGAAATTATGCTtggaatatttagtttggagaaaCAACTAATTCAGGAAAGGCTGACTTTATTAATTattcactttttcattttgggtttaGAGGTTTCAGAAGCTGTAAAGGTGATTTAGAGTctaaagagcaataaaaacataaaaaaaatcctgtgaaAGGTTCGTTGCAAtggagtcaaaaaaaaaacaaataaaacagctgcCATGTTTAACAATTATCTACTACCTTGTCTGCCAGCATCAGGTCTCATTATTCAGCATCTTTTATGTCACACCAACAccaaaaagtctgtttttataaaacaaagcgAGCCGTAAACCCCTGCAGTGTCTGGGACAACAGAGTCCTTCACCAATCAAACGATCTGCATTTGGTATCGAACGGGCAAAtcagaattaaaaatgtatgtgaaaAAATTAGAGttgattttgaagaaaacagaaataaaactatgtAAACAACCACCATAAAAGACAAGTTGCCAGTTTAATATTAACCCCACCGCTGCTTCCTGCTTCTTGCCAGCCAGTTCCTCCCTGGAGTCCGTGACTTCCTGTTGGATCCAGGTTGAGCCTTAAAGGCATTTTCTGGCTGATAGCCACAGCTGAGTTgttcagaataaacaaaaaaaaaactctgatgCATTTAGTGGTGCATGTCCTTAGAAAAATTACCGGATTTCTCTCCGGACGGACAGATTTCTTTAGGTCTTCATACGGCGACTATGTTGTTCATCTCCCATTTCTGAGTGGATTTACTGACGTCACAGTCTGATATGAACACTTTGTGAAGCAGGTCGGAGCGGTCCAGACATTTacctgtaaaaaaacaaaacttttaaatcaatgAGCGTCAACACACACAGgctattttctttaaaatgaaaaacttttaatgGGTTTTTCGGAACCATTCCAGATACATTTTAACTAGAGGTAAtgagcagagaaaaaataaaatacaaatatgcaactttgaaactttcattttgctaatgctaatattagcattagctaatatgattaaaactttatattagCAAACGCTATTGCTAAGTATTGATCCTTGATGAgggatctttttatttttatttttttgctctgatCCTTTTGGgcaaacaattttaatatttatttctgtcttcatctaccaaatcaacacaaaaaaacttttgttttgtttttgtgtatgcTAACCTAATATTAATAcctgtgtttaatttgtttatatcacatttttaaaaaagcatacAGCATCTTAGTAGTTTAAGACTTTTGCTGTCAATCGCATTTTGgtatatttaagtatttttggtccagttctAGTGAAaataacacttgaaataaggcaaaactaatttacaagtagtttttcagcaagatatagcagcttgttttacgTCAATAATCCCTTGTATTAATAATTCCAGATGTTTTACTTATAAAAATAGGAAATATGTCTtatcataagtgaaataatctgccagaggaattagtactttttataaatactcaagaaatattgacttaaaataagctgctatattttgctgaaaatgtagttttgtcttatttcaagtgtactaagatatttgcagtaaaaactaaaccaaatatttggcaagattttgtgtttttacagtgaggttctggaaagaaaaagtttaaaataccCATAATGCACCAGTAGGTGgcgataaagaaaaacacacctcCTGTCTGTAagactgtaaaacatttaaagtttaatagaAACAGAGTAAGACAGAtgtagaaaatctgaaaatcaaatGAGTGAAATGTCTTTAGATGCAGAAGTTTATGTTTGACAAAACTACGCAGACATTTACCTGTTGGAACGTGAGTGAACCGATGAAgatcctggaaaacaaaaaaaggacaaacaggAACAATATTGAAAGCTGATCATCCACTAAATGtaagaatcaataatcaataatcaaacgGAGATGCATTTGTGTTTCTCACCTTGAAGTAGTTCCACTCGGTGTGCTGGTTCCTCTCGCAGTGTGTGATGATCACAGCTGAATTATCTCCTTTGGTCAGGCACTGGTCATACTGCATCAACTGTTTGGCTTCATTAATGCGGAAAAgctacagaaccagaaccagaaccacagagaTACGTCAAACCACATCCACTCAACATGGCGGTGCAGTGTGGGCCGAGGCGGTTAAAGCCTCGACGTTTTTGCGtgtttaatctcacaaattGCTAAAATGTCTTTGGTTTCAATCAGAAACACCTGGAAGGAAGATTCTGGTCCAACACGGTCAGAAAGAGACGCTTGTAGTAGAATTAGGTCAAATTATTcgacaaagcaaaataaaatataattttatgctCGTTTGCgcacctttattttttttcaaaccccAGTTGTGGACGGAGGTCactaaaactgaactaaaatattttatatataactaatctattgattatgctgatgattaatcaattaatcaaaaaaagtGGCATGTTCgacatatttttcatatttttgtgcatttaaacaaaaacaaaaagatgcaaactaataattcaattcctttttaaagaagaaaataatcatcTCTGATTATTATGCAGATATTATTAGGTAATGTCAgtcaatttacattttcttctttctctttctgtgaaAATTCAAGGTTTTTGTAGGCAATACTTTCAAAGCTGCAACATCATAAAAATGTCTGTTCATCTTGTCACTAGGTTACGCAAACCGCCTTGCAGCATCACCACTTCTTTTACCACTTAAAGCATGAAAGCACTGAGTTTTTACCTGGTTCCCGCCCATCCTGTGGCACGGGCCAATTTCCACATTCCCTCCGTTCGTGTGGCCCATGCTGTCGATACAGTAGCTGGTTTCAAAACCTCGAATCTGCACACATTGATTATACAGCACTCATCAAGAGTAACACAACAAATCAGCGATTTATAAGCAGGAATAAAAcatgatgtgtttgtgttcttaCCTCCCCCCACTCAACATTTTTTGGAGGAAGCGGGTAGTGCAACGGGATGTCGTAAGCTATTTCCTCCATGAACCATTTGAAACTTTTGCATCGATGCTCCtccctgaaaaacattttgggaaaacACACTTTATGTTTCTCATCGTTCATGGctgggaaaatatttcagtctccTGATCAAGTCGTTGACAAAGACTTTTCCCAAATGATCTGTGgttgcagctgcagctaaaGGAGAAATAGAAATACACACcctacttttcagatttttgtaacAGTGTAGACAAACTGagttggtttgtcacataaaatcccaataaaatacatgaaagtttgtgttttaatagcAAAACTGTAAATAGATCAATGTTCGTTTACATTCTTGTGAAGATTATATAATCATTGTTTCTCCATATGGAAGAAACCATGTGGTGTAAAttgaaagcaaacatttctgtgaGCTCTGACTGctgcaaaaactaaatttgGACGTAGTAGATACTGTTTGGCTGAAgagattgaaaacattttggggAGCTTCATTCATGATTAAATGAGCTTTTTCTTGCATAACAGTCCGTTTccaattaaatgtttgtagttttcacTGGATATAAGGGTTGCGTTTTAAACCCGAGGATCTTTCAGTTTAGTAAGTAAgtgatgcaacaaaaacaaataaataacacaaattagTTTTGGCGCTTTAGGATCCCAGgataatttctgattttctgtcaCTTCAGCATCAGGACAAAAAGGAAACTGGCAGAATATTGCAAATCTGTACTTAAAAGTATAACTGCAGATAAATCAGGTGGATCAAGACAGTCATTTTAggacaatttaaataaaaaaagaggatcaaaataatacaaaagcCCTTCTGTACAAACCACAAACCACCTGTACTGAATAATGAGGACACTGTCAGAGTGTTGGCCTCTTTTGTACCGGTTGGACCAGAAAGATTTAGTCTCAATACGAgagcacactgtaaaaacacaaaatcttaccaagtattttattaaggttctagtgcaaatacctttgtacatttaaattaagtcaaaactaacttaaaagtaacttttcagcaagatacagcagcttgttttaagtaattatgtaatattgattttaataaaatacaagttCCCACAGGCAGATTGTTTTAGACTTATTACattagaaaatgtcttgttataagtgaaaatatttaccagtagaactagaacttttttatattaacattaacaaatgacttaaaacaagctcatatttcttgcagaaaagttacttataagttaatttgtcttatttcaagtgatctaaaatgttttgcattagaaactaaaacaagaTACTTGgcaagactttgtgtttttgcacttaTTCTGAACACTAGTTTCACAAAGTCATatctaaaatcaaaataattaacCAGATAATGAAGGGCATAGCATAGCTACTTATTGGTactaaattaatattaaaaataagatgcTTGTACGTATTTCTGTACCTGAAACGTTTCAGCTCGCTAATGTCTCCGTAGGCTAGAGTCAGCGTTTCAGGGCGGCTGGCGTAAAAATAGTCCTTATAATCATCCCACCAAACCTCGACCACACGAACGTAGTTCTGtttgtacacaaaaaaaattattagtgTTATTAGTGCAGATGAAGATCAGCCAGTGAAATTAAATACATACTGATCTAAACCATTATTTAGTCTCTGAGTATGAGCAGTGATtctaaaagaaaagataaaagatagaaacatttacagtgcCGAGAGAATAAAGGCTCTACTCCCCAAACATTTCCTAGATgaccaaatgttttaaaaatccaccTATAAGGTGCCTataagtgtttgtgtgttagcTTCACAGCTAGCTGGTATCTGACTCAGTTTGTCTGCGATCTGTTGTCGTACCTTTAGAGTGGGAGAGGATCCAACATGTGCAGGAGGGGGGTTTCCCTGCCAGCCCTGGAGTCTGTAGATGTGACCGACCCGAGAGCATGGCACAAAGAGCAACTGGCCCCCACACTGCCAGATCTACAGCCAGgaataacaacaaataattacaaataaaaccgACGAAGGAAACTCAGCATGTACACATTAGATGAGggcaataaatcagttttatcaattaatcacactttttgttttagaagaTTTCGTTTTTGgaaaagcaggattttttttatttttttactttttttttttaccaatttacTGCTTAGGTTTCCATAATTCAGAATGACATCATTTCACCCAAATCCACCCAGGCGTGTTTTACACCTTTATTCATCTAGAtttaattagatatttttaaattaaaagaataaagtcataatacgACAGGAATGCAGTCGCACTACAACAGAGTCCAAGatatacaagaataaagtcggaACATTACCagataaagtcataattttattaGAACTCCAGCAacttaaaaagagaaatgttgagcATCTTTTGAAGTTATACTCAAGAATAACTTCGAACGTTACACCAAATAGAATCAGATTACTAGATAATTCAGTACTACTGAGTATTGATAATAGTATTTAAATTACTACTTCATAGAAATActtcatcttttaacacatcagcatcaaattattagcAGGAACAATCATGTAaacaattgtttattttgagcTGCTCATCTCAGATCCTGATAACTAAAagcttttttcctcattaaaacaacgttttaaaatgtttttcctggtaatattgtgtctttattctgctaatattaagATATATTCTCATAAATAAGTATTGTACTTTGTTGTAAAATTCACAGAAGGGATAATTAAAGTAAgagccactttttgaaaatattttctgccaataaaatgagaaattggatttatttttaagccatatcGCCCAGCCCTACCGTAGAATAATCTAAATATACCTTGTATGATATTTCAAAGTTCTCTCCTCCCCATATCTGCAGCCCGGGGTCGTACAGACCCAGCTCAAAGAAGAAGTCTCGCTCTATAGCAAAGAGCCCTCCAGCCATCGCTGGAGACctacagcaacacaaacacacatcagttCCAGCAGGTACAGGTTACAGGTGAATCAACAGGTACAAGGCCCCGAATCAAGCATGGGGTGAACAGAGAAggaaacaagcaacacacaaTCCCTGATGACGCATGATAAATGAGGAAGTGATCAGAGGAAGATGGAGGCGGTAAGGTCTCAGGACAAACTCTGCGGAAAGATCCCAAAACTATCCCAGACTTTAGATGAAACCCAGAGAGACTGGAGGGACGAAATGCTTCTGCCTTTAGGTTCCTGTGTTTAACGCTGGTTGATGAAGTTTGAAGGTGGCCTACTATGCTtccatacaaaacaaaaagtttctaaaaatgcaaacaagtgcaaaatcattcttaggtaatgagattttagtttgctCAGTTCTGTCGGAATGAGccgttttagggcctcttgtcactatAAATCCAAAAAAAGTTGCTTCTGGCAAAGCTCTCTAGCTAACGTTTAGACTCGTatgtgaaaatgactgcaaacgGGTGAgtaattatacaaccgtacatctttgaaaagcagaagtggagcctcctgtatTACAAACATGAATGCAGCcagtggtttctggatgttaagtcaacagcaaaacacttgtcttttccagcagccattgtaaagTGCATTTAGTGCTAAAAATCTGGACTTATTTATAGATTTAGATTCACATAATCCATGTACatatgagtttttttatttcattttatttatattgatatcaaataaattaattatttaagaCACTTgtcctttccagcagccattgtacagctgTAAAACTCTGGACTCACTTATAGATTCACATATTTTCATGTACATCCTTCattattgatttcattttattcatcttaATGTCAAATAAATCAGATCATATTTAcagttgtcttttccagcagccactgTTCAGCGCATACAGCAGCCGACCAAACATGGTGACGCTCAccttggttgctaggtgacgggcaggGCCTTAACAACTAGAAGGTTTTCAGAGCGGATAGTTTTCCAGACACCGAAAAACATTTAACTCATTGCCAAAAAACAGttggttgcttttttttggactgtttttagaagtagttgagacccaaatgaaagtacaaaacatGAACGGGAAAGAAAGTGAATTCTGCATAATTCGTCCCctttaaatacaaagaaagagTTTGATACTCAGGACAGATTAAAGTCAAGACAATAAAGGTTCAACAGATAAAACCCTGCAGGGAAGGACAGCTAGTGGACAGAACAGTGGTAAGTCAACCCACATCAGCTGGAAATAGCCTTTCAGTTGGTTAGTTATGACTTTTAGTTGGTTAGTTATGCTATACACTACATtatgaatcatatttttctttttttaaccagagGCAGCAGAAATGTAGTGTATATCATAAGAAATGTGGCCAGGTACTCCAGTCCAGGTGAGTCAGGAGGTTATTTGTACCTATATGGTTCAGTTActgtttttctcagatttttttccctgtctCCAAGTGGAACTCTCTTCCAGAGCATGCTCCAATCCCAGGCTCCTCTAGCAAAACCGTTCTCGTCGCCGCCACCTTGGGGCTCGATGTTGAACCTCTGGCCGTGGATGGAGTCGATCAGAGGCACCGTACAAACAGTTCTGACACAACGGATGTGGGGACATGCACACAAGACACACGGAGGGGAACAGAAAGATGTCGCACAGGAAGTGGAGGGGATGAGGGGGGGGACACACAGATAGCAGcgcaaaacaacacaaagacatagAGTAGGGGCGGTGGGGTGGATGACACCAACCAGGACAGTAGGGAACGAGAAGGGTGGGGATCAAGGAATGGGAGgtggagacagaaaaagatCAGGGGTGAGTTTTCACATGCTTTGGATATGTACCGGTATGGCTCGGTGGTATATTTTCTCGTGGCCTTCTCTTTCTGGCTAAGTGGGACTCTCTTCCAGAGCAGGCTCCAATCCCATGCTCCTCTAGCCAGGCCGTCCTCATCGCCGCCCTGCTGGGGCTCCATCGTGTACTCATTACCATCTATATAATCTATCAGGGGAACTGTGCAAACTGTCCTACATgtagacacacacatacacaaacctTTGTGTATAGGAACAGGCTGAAAGtggtgggcatttattgtatcgttAATCATTTAAAGTGATACATTTCTTCTCATAAGAAGGATCTTGATTCAtcattgtcacaataaatttctattaatactgtataaaaacccaaaactgtcCGTATTTCTGTTACTTTTGCAATTTCCTCCACCGTTTGCTCAACTAAAGTAGAAATAAgtatgaataaatttgaaaatatgattaaatgcagttagtGTGTGGGAATAATTAGTGACTGAAATCACaattctttatgtgactggtgtcctaaagaaaaGAATTACAAAAGAGACTAAATTTACGGTTTTCATTAGCTGGGACCCAACAGTCTCAAAATTAATGCACATAAAcgctaaataaaatgtatgaattgCAGTTTTTAAGCTCAAGTAATTGTGataattaaaaccttttgataatatattttagttttctaagCATTTGTAGATCAGGGTTCTTATCTTAACATTAACACTGTTTCATCAGAGCCGCTTTAGAGGAGAAATacaagttattatttttcaccTGTTAGTCTTTAGCATCTTTTCTCACTTAAAGACTTTAATCAGTGCagggtaataaataaataaataaacatatacaTAAGAAAAGACACTCTAAGACATTAGAGTTTACTTTTGAATAAAG
Proteins encoded in this window:
- the galnt7 gene encoding N-acetylgalactosaminyltransferase 7 isoform X1, encoding MRLKVGFLLRSLLIIGTFLGLVVLWSSLSPKPSDDNPFRKKDDSFLPKGDLADQFKPVVPWPRVEGVEVDLNSIRLKHGGANPQDPAQQPNQKQVIQQQYVTFKPDTHAYNSPVLKKGVLGNFEPKEPEPPGVPNGPGEGAKPFVLGPEYKDSIQASIKEFGFNMVASDMISLDRTISDIRHEECKYWHYDDRLLTSSVIIVFHNEGWSTLMRTVHSVIKRTARRYLAEIVLIDDFSNKAHLKERLEEYIKQWNGLVKLFRNDKREGLIQARSIGAKKATKGQVLIYLDAHCEVGINWYAPLVAPISKDRTVCTVPLIDSIHGQRFNIEPQGGGDENGFARGAWDWSMLWKRVPLGDREKNLRKTVTEPYRSPAMAGGLFAIERDFFFELGLYDPGLQIWGGENFEISYKIWQCGGQLLFVPCSRVGHIYRLQGWQGNPPPAHVGSSPTLKNYVRVVEVWWDDYKDYFYASRPETLTLAYGDISELKRFREEHRCKSFKWFMEEIAYDIPLHYPLPPKNVEWGEIRGFETSYCIDSMGHTNGGNVEIGPCHRMGGNQLFRINEAKQLMQYDQCLTKGDNSAVIITHCERNQHTEWNYFKDLHRFTHVPTGKCLDRSDLLHKVFISDCDVSKSTQKWEMNNIVAV
- the galnt7 gene encoding N-acetylgalactosaminyltransferase 7 isoform X2 produces the protein MRLKVGFLLRSLLIIGTFLGLVVLWSSLSPKPSDDNPFRKKDDSFLPKGDLADQFKPVVPWPRVEGVEVDLNSIRLKHGGANPQDPAQQPNQKQVIQQQYVTFKPDTHAYNSPVLKKGVLGNFEPKEPEPPGVPNGPGEGAKPFVLGPEYKDSIQASIKEFGFNMVASDMISLDRTISDIRHEECKYWHYDDRLLTSSVIIVFHNEGWSTLMRTVHSVIKRTARRYLAEIVLIDDFSNKAHLKERLEEYIKQWNGLVKLFRNDKREGLIQARSIGAKKATKGQVLIYLDAHCEVGINWYAPLVAPISKDRTVCTVPLIDYIDGNEYTMEPQQGGDEDGLARGAWDWSLLWKRVPLSQKEKATRKYTTEPYRSPAMAGGLFAIERDFFFELGLYDPGLQIWGGENFEISYKIWQCGGQLLFVPCSRVGHIYRLQGWQGNPPPAHVGSSPTLKNYVRVVEVWWDDYKDYFYASRPETLTLAYGDISELKRFREEHRCKSFKWFMEEIAYDIPLHYPLPPKNVEWGEIRGFETSYCIDSMGHTNGGNVEIGPCHRMGGNQLFRINEAKQLMQYDQCLTKGDNSAVIITHCERNQHTEWNYFKDLHRFTHVPTGKCLDRSDLLHKVFISDCDVSKSTQKWEMNNIVAV